From the Campylobacter volucris genome, the window GAAAGTAAAGAAAATAAAAATATAAAATTAGCAAATTTGGAGAATGAGATATGATTGATTATGGTATTAATATTTGGGGAGCAAATAATTTTATCATCGAAAATGGCAAAGTTTGTGTAAATCATGGTAAAAAACCAGCCATTATAGATATAGTAAATACTTTGCGTGATGATGGCTATAAGGGGCCTTTGTTGCTTCGTTTTCCTCATTTAATCCATAAACAAATTGAGCAAATTTATGAAAAATTTGCTAAAGCTAAAAAAGAATTCAATTATAAAGGTTCTTTTAATGCTGTATATCCACTAAAGGTTAATCAATACCCAGGGTTTGTAAAAAATTTAGTCAAACTTGGTAAAACTTATAACTATGGCTTAGAAGCAGGAAGTAAGGCTGAGCTTTTATTAGCTATGGCTTATAATAACGAAGGGGCACCTATAACGGTAAATGGTTTTAAAGATAAAGAGCTTATTAATATGGGTTTTATAGCTTGTGAAATGGGGCATAATATTACTTTAACTATGGAAGGACTTAATGAGCTTGAAGCTATGATAGAAATAGCTAAAAATCGTTTCAAACCAAAGCCAAATATAGGCTTAAGAGTTCGTTTGCATTCAGCAGGAGTTGGAATTTGGGCAAAAAGTGGTGGTATAAATTCAAAATTTGGTCTTACTTCTACTGAATTAATAGAAGCTGTGAATTTGTTAAAAGCTAATAAACTTTTAGATCAATTTACCATGATACATTTTCATCTTGGCTCGCAAATTACTGAAATTCATCCTTTAAAAAAAGCTTTAAATGAAGCAGGAAATATCTATACTGAACTTAGAAAAATGGGGGCAAAAAATTTAAAAGCTATTAATCTTGGCGGAGGCTTGGCTGTGGAGTATTCTCAGTTTAAAGATGAAACAAGTAGAAATTACACTTTAAGTGAGTATGCAAATGATGTGGTATTTATACTAAAAAGCATTGCTGAGCAAAAAAAAGATCTTGAGCCTGATATTTTTATAGAAAGTGGGCGTTTTGTAGCGGCTAATCATGCTGTGTTAGTAGCCCCAGTTTTAGAACTTTTTTCACAAGAATACACTGAAAGTAAGCTTTTGTTAAAAGAAAATAATCCTAAATTAATCGACGAGCTTTATGATTTATATAAAAGCATTAAAGCTTCTAATGCATTAGAGTATTTACATGATAGTATTGATCATATGGAAAGTATTTTGACTTTGTTTGATTTGGGATATGTTGATTTACAAGATAGATCAAATAGTGAAATTTTGGTGCATTTAATTATGCGAAAGGCTATTTCTTTGGTGGGTGATCAAGCTGATTTATCAAGCTTGCAAAATGAAGTACAAGAAAAATACTTAGTGAATTTTTCTTTGTTTCAATCTTTACCTGATTTTTGGGGTTTAGAGCAAAATTTTCCTATCATGCCTTTAGATAGACTCAATAAAAAACCAACTAGAAGTGCAAGCATATGGGATATAACTTGTGATAGTGATGGAGAAATTTCATACTCTAAAAATAATCCTTTATTTTTACATGATATTGATGTGGAAGCTGAAAATTATTTTCTAGGATTTTTCTTAGTTGGAGCTTATCAAGAAGTATTGGGTATGAAACATAATCTTTTTACTCACCCAACTGAAGCAAGCATTAGCATCAATGAAAAGGGTTTTGAGATAGAAAGTGTGCTAGAAGCTCAGTCTATTTTGGATACTTTAGAAGATCTTGACTATGATATACACGCTATTATGGATAGTATCAATGAAAAAATTCACACTTCAAAGCTTGTCAATGAAAATCAAAAAAAGCATATTTTAGGTGAAATTTATTTATTTTTAAATGATAATGGATATTTAAAAAGTATAGGCCCTAAATGAGTATTTTTTCTTTAATCAAAGAAGATTTTTCTATGCCAAAACAAAAAGATCCTGCGTATAGATCTTGGGTGGAATTAATTTTTAATTATCCTGGTGTTTGGGCTGTGGTAAATTATCGTTTTGCGCATTTTTTTTATATAAAAAACTACAAACGCATAGCAAGAGTAATTAGTGGAATTTCGCAGTTTTTAACAGGGGTTGATTTACACCCTGGAGCTAAGCTAGGTAGGAGAATTTTTATAGATCATGCTATAGGTGTAGTAGTAGGTGAAACAGCTATAATTGGTAATGATGTGATTATTTATCAAGGGGTGACCTTAGGTGGTACAAGTTTAGATAAAAATGCTAAAAGACATCCTACTATAGAAGATGGTGTTATTATAGGATCTGGGGCTAAAATTTTAGGCAATATCACCATAGGGAAAAATGCTAAAATAGGAGCGAATGCTGTAGTTTTAAAAGATGTTGGTGAAAATTTAACTGCAGTTGGAATTCCTGCTTATATTAAAGAATTTCAAATAAATCAAAAAGAAAGAATTCAAAAATTAGAAGAAAGAATTAAATTTTTAGAAGAAAAAATTCAAAAAGAGGTAAAATGATAGCAATTACTGGTGGAGGCACAGGGGGGCACTTAGCTATAGCAAGATGTTTAATGCAAAGTGCAAAAGAACAAGGCATAGAATGTATTTACATAGGAAGTGAGAATGGCCAAGATAAGCTTTGGTTTGAGCAAGAATTAGCTTTTAAGCAAAGGTATTTTCTAAGTAGCTCAGGCGTGGTTAATAAAAAGGGTTTGTCTAAGATTAGCTCATTTGTGCATATTATAAAATTAGCATTAAATGTAAAAAAAATTCTTAAAGAGCATGAAATAAAAGCTGTTTTTAGTGTGGGCGGTTATAGTAGTGCTCCAGCTTCTTTTGCTGCTTTAATATCAAATATCCCACTTTTCATCCATGAGCAAAATTCAAAAATGGGGAGTTTGAATTCTTTATTGAAACCTTTTTCTAAAGCTTTTTTTACTGCTTTTAAAGATCAAATTAAAAGTTCTAATACTTTTTTTTGTCCTTATCCTGTCAATGAGCTTTTTATCCAAAAAGCTAGAACTAGAAAGGAATTAAAAACTATAATTTTTCTTGGTGGTTCTCAGGGTGCTAAATTTATCAATGATTTGGCATTAAAATATGCTTTGTATTTTCAAAAAGAACATATCAACATCATCCATCAATGCGGCAAGAATGATTATTTAAGATGTAAAAAAGCTTATGAAGATATGAAAATTAAAGTAGATTTGTTTGATTTTGATAAAAATTTGATTGAAAAAATCACAAAGGCTGATTTAGCTGTGTCAAGATCAGGAGCTAGTTCTTTGTTTGAACTTAGTGCTAACAAGCTTCCTTGTGTGTTTATACCCTACCCTTATGCAGCTAAAAATCATCAATACCATAATGCGATATATCTAAAAGAGCAAAATTTATGTGAAATTTTTAGCCAAGATTGTGATGAAGATTTTATAGATATTATTAAAAAGCTTTCGTTAGAGCAAATTTCTTTAAATCTTGGTAAATTAGAGCAAGAAAATGGAGCTGATTTTATGCTTTATAAGGCTAAAGAATTAGGAATTATTTAAATAAAATACTTCCTAATCTAACCATATTTGAACCACATTTTATAGCTAATTCAAAATCACCACTCATACCCATAGAGCAAATTGTCGCTTTATATTTTTGTAATTTTTCATATATAGCATAAGTTTTTTCAAAACTTTCTTGAAGCTTATATTCTTGCATAGCACCTATGCACATTACCCCTATTAAATTTAAATTAGGACATTCTTCTTTTATTTGTAGGTATTCTTCTATAGCTTTGGTGCTATCTATACCATTTTTAGAATTTTCATCTGCTGTATTTATTTCAAGCAAGGTATCAAGTTTATAATCAAGTCTTTTATCTACTGCTTTAGCGATTTTAATGCCATTGCAAGATTGCCAAAGTATAGGTTTTTGTTTGATTAAAAGATTGATTTTATTACTTTGAAGATTGCCTATAAAATGCCATTTGATTTGTTTTAAATCT encodes:
- the speA gene encoding biosynthetic arginine decarboxylase, coding for MIDYGINIWGANNFIIENGKVCVNHGKKPAIIDIVNTLRDDGYKGPLLLRFPHLIHKQIEQIYEKFAKAKKEFNYKGSFNAVYPLKVNQYPGFVKNLVKLGKTYNYGLEAGSKAELLLAMAYNNEGAPITVNGFKDKELINMGFIACEMGHNITLTMEGLNELEAMIEIAKNRFKPKPNIGLRVRLHSAGVGIWAKSGGINSKFGLTSTELIEAVNLLKANKLLDQFTMIHFHLGSQITEIHPLKKALNEAGNIYTELRKMGAKNLKAINLGGGLAVEYSQFKDETSRNYTLSEYANDVVFILKSIAEQKKDLEPDIFIESGRFVAANHAVLVAPVLELFSQEYTESKLLLKENNPKLIDELYDLYKSIKASNALEYLHDSIDHMESILTLFDLGYVDLQDRSNSEILVHLIMRKAISLVGDQADLSSLQNEVQEKYLVNFSLFQSLPDFWGLEQNFPIMPLDRLNKKPTRSASIWDITCDSDGEISYSKNNPLFLHDIDVEAENYFLGFFLVGAYQEVLGMKHNLFTHPTEASISINEKGFEIESVLEAQSILDTLEDLDYDIHAIMDSINEKIHTSKLVNENQKKHILGEIYLFLNDNGYLKSIGPK
- the cysE gene encoding serine O-acetyltransferase — protein: MSIFSLIKEDFSMPKQKDPAYRSWVELIFNYPGVWAVVNYRFAHFFYIKNYKRIARVISGISQFLTGVDLHPGAKLGRRIFIDHAIGVVVGETAIIGNDVIIYQGVTLGGTSLDKNAKRHPTIEDGVIIGSGAKILGNITIGKNAKIGANAVVLKDVGENLTAVGIPAYIKEFQINQKERIQKLEERIKFLEEKIQKEVK
- the murG gene encoding undecaprenyldiphospho-muramoylpentapeptide beta-N-acetylglucosaminyltransferase; translation: MIAITGGGTGGHLAIARCLMQSAKEQGIECIYIGSENGQDKLWFEQELAFKQRYFLSSSGVVNKKGLSKISSFVHIIKLALNVKKILKEHEIKAVFSVGGYSSAPASFAALISNIPLFIHEQNSKMGSLNSLLKPFSKAFFTAFKDQIKSSNTFFCPYPVNELFIQKARTRKELKTIIFLGGSQGAKFINDLALKYALYFQKEHINIIHQCGKNDYLRCKKAYEDMKIKVDLFDFDKNLIEKITKADLAVSRSGASSLFELSANKLPCVFIPYPYAAKNHQYHNAIYLKEQNLCEIFSQDCDEDFIDIIKKLSLEQISLNLGKLEQENGADFMLYKAKELGII
- a CDS encoding YggS family pyridoxal phosphate-dependent enzyme yields the protein MNLEEIFEKTIKQNVRLVAASKYVDDVQIRNLFYKNVVEFGENQVQALALKKEKLQDLKQIKWHFIGNLQSNKINLLIKQKPILWQSCNGIKIAKAVDKRLDYKLDTLLEINTADENSKNGIDSTKAIEEYLQIKEECPNLNLIGVMCIGAMQEYKLQESFEKTYAIYEKLQKYKATICSMGMSGDFELAIKCGSNMVRLGSILFK